A DNA window from Cutaneotrichosporon cavernicola HIS019 DNA, chromosome: 2 contains the following coding sequences:
- a CDS encoding uncharacterized protein (Glycosyltransferase sugar-binding region containing DXD motif), producing the protein MRLSNPVKVVIGVVVLLFLFAPWRRAPRLTITADELSRLWTVPREEVAERYEAARTAALHQRGYNAKKAARSVRAPRKFGDGSETFDASVDAYTKRLRKFVSHTLASSTSRLAFEDSLSRLARFAPPRGAPLPRALFSTDRAGDSGVADLYRLWNALLPLPVEQELAALLPETAWAEPARKGGTWSSIIADDGQIDAQVSEWLGASVFDQESAWGHTWEQLEFGVLRADVYRYMAILFSGGVYADSDTAPIAHPYFWGLNAKCITHPDLVALEQILAYHEKGIDTTNRRVWERGLPDNETEAEPAKRFSPPYPGVHRHERRAPFRFNREPVPPEDATTLLSPDINVVVAVEFDSSIAWDWRRWMMWSPQRFRRSWKNSGGGRSLQFTQYVLSSKPNHPIFIDTLATIMDLVNVEAQKETPTLGALDLTGPGPFSDAVLRYLIVRYGVTPDQLRNVKGPVRVGDVLILQEEAMLAPDTAIQQLLTHVRSFFPSLPGSGAARSVPGESLWYWGTGYRSWRSGGRRVLFHGLSGRWKGQGWNED; encoded by the exons ATGCGCCTCTCCAATCCAGTCAAGGTCGTGATTGGCGTTGTCGTGCTCCTGTTCCTCTTTGCGCCatggcgccgcgcgccacGGTTGACGAtcaccgccgacgagctATCCCGACTATGGACAGTCCCGCGCGAAGAGGTTGCGGAACGCTACGAGGCAGCGCGCACGGCTGCCCTTCACCAGCGAGGTTACAAcgcgaagaaggcggctCGAAGTGTGCGAGCGCCCCGCAAGTTTGGCGACGGGAGTGAGACGTTTGACGCGAGCGTTGATGCGTACACCAAGCGGTTGCGAAAGTTTGTGTCGCACACTCTAGCGTCAAGCACCTCCCGCCTCGCGTTCGAGGACTCATTGTCGCGGCTAGCTCGCTTCGCGCCTCCACGAGGCGCGCCGCTCCCTCGCGCGCTGTTCAGCACTGACCGCGCCGGTGACTCGGGCGTCGCGGACCTCTATCGGCTGTGGAAcgcgcttcttcctctccccGTTGAGCAGGAGCTcgctgccctcctccccgagACCGCGTGGGCTGAGCCGGCGCGCAAGGGCGGAACGTGGTCGAGCATTATCGCCGACGACGGACAGATCGATGCACAGGTCTCCGAGTGGCTCGGCGCAAGCGTGTTCGATCAAGAGAGTGCGTGGGGCCACACATGGGAGCAGCTCGAGTTTGGCGtgctgcgcgccgacgtcTACCG ATACATGGCCATCCTGTTCAGTGGCGGTGTGTACGCTGACTCGGACACAGCG CCCATCGCACACCCATACTTCTGGGGCCTCAACGCGAAGTGCATCACGCACCCAGatctcgtcgcgcttgagcaGATCCTCGCGTACCACGAGAAGGGCATCGACACGACCAACCGCCGCGTCTGGGAGCGCGGATTGCCGGACAATGAGACTGAAGCGGAGCCAGCGAAGCGGTTCTCGCCTCCATACCCTGGTGTGCACCGGCAcgagcgccgcgcaccGTTCCGCTTCAACCGCGAACCAGTGCCGCCGGAAgacgcgacgacgctcCTTTCGCCAGACATCAACGTTGTCGTGGCCGTCGAGTTTGACTCATCAATCGCGTGGGACTGGCGCCGCTGGATGATGTGGTCGCCTCAGCGGTTCCGCCGCTCGTGGAAGAACTCTGGTGGGGGGCGAAGCCTGCAGTTCACACAATACGTCCTCTCC TCCAAACCGAACCACCCCATCTTCATTGACACGCTCGCGACGATCATggacctcgtcaacgtcgaggcgcagaAGGAGACGCCGACGCTGGGGGCGCTTGACCTCACGGGGCCGGGCCCATTCTCTGATGCCGTGCTGAGGTACCTCATCGTCCGCTATGGTGTGACACCAGATCAGCTGCGCAACGTCAAGGGTCCCGTGCGCGTGGGCGATGTCCT CATCCTacaggaggaggcgatgcTTGCACCCGACACGGCGATACAGCAGCTGCTCACCCATGTccgctccttcttccccaGTTTACCTGGGAGTGGTGCTGCGCGATCAGTACCAGGCGAGAGCCTGTGGTACTGGGGTACCGGGTACCGCTCATGGCGAAGTGGTGGGCGACGCGTCCTATTCCACGGTTTGAGCGGGAGATGGAAGGGGCAGGGCTGGAACGAGGACTAG